A stretch of DNA from Thiothrix subterranea:
AAAGAAGTTTAGTGACGATGAAATAATTTCGTACTTAGAGGAATCATGGGGATATTCACCCGATGAGCCAATAACTGTTATAGGTTTGTTATCTAGGTTTATTTTTGATGTGGACAAGCACATTTATCGTCTTCAGAATATTGAGTCGAAAAATGGCAATATAATAGAGTATCCAATTATTGACTTGGATTATAATTTTTTTATATTAAAAAGAGGTGTATTTGTACCACCGAGTTTTTATCGTTCAATGAGGGGTGATATTAGTTATGAGGATGGATTAACAGTAACTTGCACATTGATATTAAACGATAAGAAGGAAAGAGAAAAACATAATAATCCTTGCGAACTTAAAGTTGATCCTAGATCAATCGTGCCACTCAGTGAAATAGAAGATGAATATATTATTCGATCAGATGATCAGCGTATCTTGATCAAGGATACTATTGTTCAACATCATCTCAGAAAAAACAAAGAGTTAATCGAAAAAGAAATAAAAGAAATTCATAGTGAGCGTGATTCGATAATTAATGATACACGAAAAAAGAAGGAGGATGGGCAAAAACAAATAAAAACTTTAGATCAACAGCATGGTCTACTTACAGAAAATATTAACTTACTAGAGATTTCTATAAATGAAAAGGAAGAATACAGGAAATTAATATTGGATGAAATAGAAGAGTTAAAAGTTTTACTAAAAAAGGAAGAGGCAGTCATGGGTGAAAAATTGGAAAAATTTAGGAGTTTTATCAAAGATAAAGCAGATAATCTTCTGAAGCTCGAATTTATTGAGCAAGATGAATATGATGATATTTTAATGCTAAAGAAGAAAGAAATTGAGAATGAGATTTTTATTGATTTTCATGAGGTGTTGAATGGTGATTTTGCTGATGCCATTTCACACATACAAGCTTATCTATTTAAAAATGATATTGTTTATCCGAGATATATAATCGAGGATTTTTTTGCTTTGATTAAAACTAATGATTTGATCATATTGGCTGGGGAATCAGGCTCTGGGAAAACAAATCTGATTAAGTCATTTGCTAAAGCAGTTGGAGGAAGGTCTATAATAATTCCAGTTAAGCCAAACTGGACAAGTGCAGAGGATTTGCTGGGATATTATAATCCGTTAGAGAAAAAATACTTATCGACTCCTTTCTTGGAGGCACTTTTTGAAGCAAGCAAAAATCCTGATATTCCTTATTTTATCTGCTTGGATGAAATGAATTTAGCCAGAGTAGAATATTACTTTGCAGATTTTTTATCTCTTCTTGAAGAGCGCAATGAAGCACCAGAAATAAAGCTGTACTCAGAAGATGAATCTTCACATGTTTTATCTGAATTCAAAAATGTACTTCATTTGATAGAGCAAACCAAGGAAAAGTACCAGAAAGGTAACATTGTTGATTTCGTGAGTATTTTACAAGATGAGGAGGTAAGTAACGAATTAAAAAGGGTTTTTGGATTTGGTGATAAAGATTCGCTTATCAAGTATCACTCGGATCTAAGAAGAATGATAAGTGGAATATTAAACACACCATCATCCATCATTTTACCCAAGAATGTCAGAATTATTGGTGCTATTAATATTGATGAAACCACGCATTATCTCTCTCCAAAAATACTAGATAGAGCACATATCATAAAATTTGATAGTCCTTTGCTAAGTAACTGGGATGCAATAGAACAAGAAGTTAATTTAAATGAAAGCTCAAATTTTAAATTGAAGTTCAAAATTGAAGATTTTGGAGTAAGAACGCCTTACCCAGCGTTTGATATGAAAGATAATTTCGTCAAAGTTTTAGTTGAGTTTAGTAGAAAATATTTTAATCCTCTTGGTATTGAGTTTGGGATGAGAACAATCAGGCAAGGACTAGGTTATAGAGAAATTTTTTTAAAAATGAATAATAACGAAGACTTGGTTTTCAATAATTTTATTATTCATAAGATACTTCCAAAAATGACTTTTTATGCAAATAAATCTGACAAAAAAGATATTTTAGCTAAATTTAAAAGTAAAATTGATGATTTATTAAAAGATAAAATTGATCCTACTCAAGGAAAAATTGCAGTAGAAGAGTTGGAGTCTCTCGTTAAAAATTCCGAGTCTAATGAGAATATTGTAAATTATTGGGCATGATAAGTTATGAAATCTGTTTTTGAAGTAAAATATATTTCTATTAAGTGGGATGATTTGAATTCTATAAGAAATATAAGGGAGTCTACTTTCCCAATAAAAATTGATATTGTAGATGAAGATAACTATTTTTTAGAACTACAGACATACACAAGAATTGAAAATGAAGAAGATGGGCAAGTAGCATTTCATATTCATGATGATTCTTCCGATGTCGTTCCAGTATTAATTGATGCTTCAAACAATCAAATTCCATTGTTAAAAATTCAAAATCCACAAACTAAAAAAAATTGGTGGATTGAAAATGGCTCATGGAATAAAAAACGTAAGTATAGAGAATCAAACTTATGGAATCATGTCGGTAGAACTCAAGTCAAATTTGGATCAATTCGATGTGATATTCATGTCCGAGCCATCAGCTTCTCTGTGGAAGAGTTAAGTGAATACTTGAACGATTTTAAAAATGATTTTTGGGCATTAATCTATAAACCAAACAGTTTCGTGAGTGGTGATGCTAAACAAAAAGAGATCAAATTTCTTAATGAAAAAACATTGAACTTAATCTCAAAATTTATTGATTATACGACCAAAATATTGGCAAATCCAAAAAAAGAATTAAAAGAAGTCCAAACATTAAAAGATAGAAAAGAAGTTAGACCTGTTGCTAAAACATACATGGAGATAGCCACAAAAGGTATAAGTAAAAAATTAACAAGTAGAGACTACGCTGAGTCCTATGATGTGGCAGAAAATAGATACATTTGCTACATAACGAATAAAGTTTATAGCATGAGTTTACAGATTTTAAATGCACTTGATCATGAATATAAGTTTATAGCAAACAACCAATTGTATCAAAAAAAGAGACTCGATTTATTCTCAAAAACTAAAAAAATTAACAAAAGAGTTTTTGAAAATGATTTGAAACAACTAGAGGAAATGATAAAGAAAGATAAAGACAATTTACTTCAGTCTCTTAAAGGACAAGATCAAGATGATGATTTGTTAACGATAAAAAATAAAATTGATGAAATTAAGCAGTTTCCAATCAAAATAAAAGAAGCATTAACAAGTCAGCCAAAAATAAATAATGATATGGTGAAAATTCAAACATTAACAATAAGGCTCGAAAGAAAACAAAATGATTATTTGGGCAAGGTACAGTTTAAAGCTTCTGTAAGTTATATGAATGATGAGATTTTTACTTCAGAATCGAATAGTATAATAATCATTTCTTTTGCTAAAATTTTATTTGATGGAGTTTTTGAAGAAGGCGATAGTTACACTATATCAGGCGTTGTTAATGAATCAAAATATCCAACAAGGTATAAAAATATCATACATAATATCGAATTTGTAAATATTTTAGATATAAAAAAATCGAATATTGTTGAATATGAATATCGTGTAATTACAGTGAGATTAAAGAAAAATAAATTTGAATCATATGGGAAGCATATTGTTTTTAATGGCAATGTAATGACAGACGATGGACTTTGGTTTCAACATAAAGAAAATGACTTTTATAGTTTTAAGTTCCATAAAGATATTTTCCCCAATGCTTTTAGGGAAAACATCACGTATCAGATAACATGCTATATATCAAGAAATATAAGAAAATGGTCGAAAAATAACAGGGAAGGATATATACATGAAATAATATTTGAATATATAGAAGATATAAAAATTATAGAATCTGTTCTTGAAAAAAAACTGATAAAAGAAAAAGAAACATTCTTGAGGTTAGAAAGCTTGGGCTGGCAAATGGATATGAGTCCACAAGAGTTAGTTAAGCAAAATCATGAAAAGGACACAATCGATAAATCATTAGATGATTTAACAAAACAAAATACTGAAATCACTAAACATAAAAAAGAGCTGCTGAAAAAAATAACGTTAATAAAAAAACTAATAGATAGATTCAAGGCATTAAAGATTAAAGAAGATTGTTCTTTTCCTAATTCCATGACATTTATTCAAAATCCAAATTACCAAGGTAGCAAAAAAGTATTTACCAGCTTCCTTGAAACAATTGGTATTGAAGAGGATATGTTTAAAAGTCTACTCTTGGTTGATCAGATTGGGCTTATTGATTTGCCAGCCTTATATGAAAAATGGTGTTTGCTTCAGATTATAAAGGTTTTAATAGAAGAATATCATTTTATACCTGACCAAAATTGGAAAAAAACTTTAGTGAGTCAAGTTTTAACAATCAAATATAATGTGAAAATGAATTTCTTTAATGATGTTATCGCTAGAGACGTAATATTAGGATATGAGGAAGAATTGAAAAGTAAAAAAAGACCTGACTTTGTTTTGATGGTTAAGTCAAAAAGAACAGAAACCACAAAAAAATTTATTATGGATGCAAAATTCAGAGAAAATGTAGATATTAGAGGTTTGATGCAAGAGCTTTATCACGATAAAAACTATAGTGAAGATCGAAAAAACAAGGTATTTATATTGCATCCAGATGTTAATAATAAAATTGATAATTTTAGCAATCCCCAAAGCTGGGCGGATCAATCGTATTATGGTGAAACCCAATTAATGAATTATGACTGGGATAAAGATGATCCAGAATGTGAGTACGTTGAGGTGCTACCAAATCATAGGTATGGTGCGATACTCTTGTCTCCTTTTGATCGAAGCGCTATAAGTGAGGGCGGATACCTAGATAATTTAAAACGACTTATTGCTATGTTTTTGCAATATGGAATGGAAGACAATAAAAAATTGGCATCAAATGATGGAAAAATCGATTCAATGACAAAAGAAAATCCATTTTGTACGTTATGTG
This window harbors:
- a CDS encoding McrB family protein encodes the protein MKKYTVEELKKFSDDEIISYLEESWGYSPDEPITVIGLLSRFIFDVDKHIYRLQNIESKNGNIIEYPIIDLDYNFFILKRGVFVPPSFYRSMRGDISYEDGLTVTCTLILNDKKEREKHNNPCELKVDPRSIVPLSEIEDEYIIRSDDQRILIKDTIVQHHLRKNKELIEKEIKEIHSERDSIINDTRKKKEDGQKQIKTLDQQHGLLTENINLLEISINEKEEYRKLILDEIEELKVLLKKEEAVMGEKLEKFRSFIKDKADNLLKLEFIEQDEYDDILMLKKKEIENEIFIDFHEVLNGDFADAISHIQAYLFKNDIVYPRYIIEDFFALIKTNDLIILAGESGSGKTNLIKSFAKAVGGRSIIIPVKPNWTSAEDLLGYYNPLEKKYLSTPFLEALFEASKNPDIPYFICLDEMNLARVEYYFADFLSLLEERNEAPEIKLYSEDESSHVLSEFKNVLHLIEQTKEKYQKGNIVDFVSILQDEEVSNELKRVFGFGDKDSLIKYHSDLRRMISGILNTPSSIILPKNVRIIGAINIDETTHYLSPKILDRAHIIKFDSPLLSNWDAIEQEVNLNESSNFKLKFKIEDFGVRTPYPAFDMKDNFVKVLVEFSRKYFNPLGIEFGMRTIRQGLGYREIFLKMNNNEDLVFNNFIIHKILPKMTFYANKSDKKDILAKFKSKIDDLLKDKIDPTQGKIAVEELESLVKNSESNENIVNYWA
- a CDS encoding nuclease domain-containing protein, which translates into the protein MKSVFEVKYISIKWDDLNSIRNIRESTFPIKIDIVDEDNYFLELQTYTRIENEEDGQVAFHIHDDSSDVVPVLIDASNNQIPLLKIQNPQTKKNWWIENGSWNKKRKYRESNLWNHVGRTQVKFGSIRCDIHVRAISFSVEELSEYLNDFKNDFWALIYKPNSFVSGDAKQKEIKFLNEKTLNLISKFIDYTTKILANPKKELKEVQTLKDRKEVRPVAKTYMEIATKGISKKLTSRDYAESYDVAENRYICYITNKVYSMSLQILNALDHEYKFIANNQLYQKKRLDLFSKTKKINKRVFENDLKQLEEMIKKDKDNLLQSLKGQDQDDDLLTIKNKIDEIKQFPIKIKEALTSQPKINNDMVKIQTLTIRLERKQNDYLGKVQFKASVSYMNDEIFTSESNSIIIISFAKILFDGVFEEGDSYTISGVVNESKYPTRYKNIIHNIEFVNILDIKKSNIVEYEYRVITVRLKKNKFESYGKHIVFNGNVMTDDGLWFQHKENDFYSFKFHKDIFPNAFRENITYQITCYISRNIRKWSKNNREGYIHEIIFEYIEDIKIIESVLEKKLIKEKETFLRLESLGWQMDMSPQELVKQNHEKDTIDKSLDDLTKQNTEITKHKKELLKKITLIKKLIDRFKALKIKEDCSFPNSMTFIQNPNYQGSKKVFTSFLETIGIEEDMFKSLLLVDQIGLIDLPALYEKWCLLQIIKVLIEEYHFIPDQNWKKTLVSQVLTIKYNVKMNFFNDVIARDVILGYEEELKSKKRPDFVLMVKSKRTETTKKFIMDAKFRENVDIRGLMQELYHDKNYSEDRKNKVFILHPDVNNKIDNFSNPQSWADQSYYGETQLMNYDWDKDDPECEYVEVLPNHRYGAILLSPFDRSAISEGGYLDNLKRLIAMFLQYGMEDNKKLASNDGKIDSMTKENPFCTLCGSSNLYIKRFTPRSGVGYGYEVTCKDCTHHMEYNYCSGCKNRIIKNGRYWSYHATKPIDQFNIKCPHCGDFLLEESR